In Candidatus Manganitrophus morganii, the genomic window ACCGAAAGAAGAGGTCCATTTCTGGAGAGGAGCCCAGCGGGTGCTCCAGTTCGATAAGGAACGCTCGCTCTTTATCGACGACAACGAAGAGGTCCTTCTCGCCGCACATGCCTTCGGGATCAAGTACCTCTTCTTTAAAACCCACGCCAGCAGCCGGGTCCCCCGCGACGACTCCAAAAACTTCCCCTCCCTCCGGCACTTCGGCGAACTTTTGCCTTAGCTTTTTTCATTCTGCCTACATGCAGAGAACTCCAATAGAACCTCCCGTTCTCAAGCCGACTTCCGCCTCTGTTGATCTCGGGCTCGAGCGGGTTGAGAGAAGCGTATCCAATTTGAGGGGCGAACATCTGCTTTCAGCAGGCGCTTCATCATTCGAAGCGCCTGCCGGTTTTCAGTTTCGCTGTGGGAGGTCACGCAGTCGGAGGGAATGATCAGGTAATAATCGCGAAGATACGCATCGTTCGCGGTAAAGAGGACGCAGTTATCCCCTGTGATGCCGGTGAGAATCAAGGTTTTCACATTCAGATAATGGAGAAGAACATCCAGGGTGGTGGAGTAGAAGCCAGAGTTCTTCGGCTTTAATACAAAATAATCCTCCGGCTCAGGCTTTAAATTCTGGACCAGAGGTCCTCCGCAAACGTCATCGTCAAGACAATGGGCCACCAGCCCTTTGAAGTCCGACCGCCACTTCCCGAAGTTGTCATTGATGTAGACGACGGGAACATTCGCCCGTTTCGCCCGCTTCTTCAGCTGCGCAATCTTTTCGGCGACCCGCAATGCCCGTTTGAGAAGCGCACGCCCCTCCTTAAACTCCAGGTCGTTGATCACGTCGATCAACAGCAAGGCGACGTCCGCTTTGTCCGGAACATTGCCGTGCAGATCGGGATTCCGAGCCGGCATCTCCCACCCCTTCTGTTGTTCATGAGAGCACGACGCTTGAGCCGCCGCCCCTTCTATACTTCCATGGTACCGAAAACCGTCCTTTGATACAATCCTCTGCTCAATCTGTCCCTATCCCGCCTGCGGTAACTCCGTTTTCTTTCTCCCTTTTGCTTTTTCTCTCGTCCGCTTCAGGCTCGCCTTGAGCGCCTCGGCCAGATCGATGAGCGGGGCCTCGGCCTGCTTCGAGATCGTCACCTCCCTCCCCTCGATCTTGTTATGAATGATCTCAAGCAGCTGTTCGCGATGGGTGTCGTGATACGCCTCCGGATCAAACGGGGCGGACAATTGCTTCATCAATTCAACCGCCATCTCCAGCTCCTTCGGCTTCAATTCAATTTTTTTCGGAAGCTCTTTTGAAAGGGTGTCCACCGTCCGGACCGATTCAGGGTAATAAAGGGTCTCCAATCCGATGGCGTTTTCGATCGGCCGCAGGAGGGCCAGATGTCCCTTCTGTCGGAGCGCAATCCGGCCGACCGCGGCGAGATTCATCTTTTTCATCGCCTCGCGGAGGAGCGTATAGGCTTTCGCACTCCCCTCTTCGGGGACGGCGTAATAGGCCCGATCGTAATAGACCGGATCAATTTCCTGAATGTGGACGAAGTTGAGAATCTCGATCGTTCTCTCCAGTTGTTCGGCCGCTTTCTCAAAATCTTTTTCATCCAGCAGGACAAACTGTTCCTTCGAGTATGGATAACCTCGGATGATCTCTTCCTGTGCAATCTCCTTCTTGCAGCTCGGGCAATATTTACGATATTGAATCCGGGAATGACATTCTTTGTGGAGATAGTGGAATTTCAACGGACGATCTTCCGTGGCGGTGTACAGCCGGACGGGAATGTTCACCAGTCCGAATGTAATAGAACCCTTCCAAAATGAGCGAAATGCCATTGTGATTCTCCTTGCTTATTGGAGCTTCTTTAGAGCCTCCATCGGATCTTGCGCCGACTTGAGGATTCCCTCCCAGAGGTCGCCCGATTTTGTCAGCAAATCGGGGACCGACTCCATCGTATAATCAAGGGGAGAGACGCGCCGGAGCGCTTCCCATTTGATCGGGAAGGAAACGGTCGCCTCCGGCACCGCGCGAAGCGAATAGATGGAAGCAAGCGTTTTCCCCGCCGCATTCTGATTAAAATCGATCAACACCTTCTTTCCCCGTTGCTCCTTCTGCCAGGCGGTTGTGATCTGCTTCGGATGCTCGGCCTGAAGCTGCTCGGCCATGGCGCGCGCAAACCGGCGGGTCTGGGTGTAGCTGTAGATCGGAATGATCGGCACAAAAACATGGAGACCCGATTTCCCTGTCGTCTTTACATACGGCTGTATCCCCAACTCCGCCAACTGGCGATTCAGCCAAAGGGCGACCTCCGCTCCCTGTTCGAATCGTTTCCAATCCACCGCTTCTTTCCCTTCGCGCTTCGGAGGATCGATGTCGAAAACGATAAAATCGGGGGGGGCGAGAACCGCTTCCGGATCGACCCGGCTATACGAGGGATGCAGCTCGATATTCCCGAGGTTGGCGAGCCAGACCAGGGTGGAGGCATTGTTGCAGACGATCATCCTTCGATGCGTTTCCTCCTCGGTTTCAATCGTCACCCGGTTGACCCAGGGGGGAGCCGCTTCTTTCCAATCCTTCTGATAAAACGACTCCCCCTCGATCCCCTCCGGAAATCGAATTAACGTCAACGGACGATCATGTAAATGAGGGAGGACGAAGGGGGCGACCTTTGAGTAATAGTCGATCAGATGGGCCTTGGTATATCCACGCTTCGGCCAGAATTGTTTGTTCAGATGGCCCAACTCCAGCCGATTCCCCTCGAATTGAACGGCGACGCGCTCGCCGATCCAGATCTCTTTTTTTTCTTTTTTCTGCGGGACGACCTCCTCTGGATTCACGCGCGGCTCAAACCGGCACTCCTCCGGCGCGATATCGTCCCGGAGCCCCAGCAGGATCGGCGCGCGAAGATGGCGGTCTTGGGTCCAGTGGGTGAACTTCACCCGGACCACCAGACGCGGCGTCACCCAATGGGGGCGGGCATTGGTCTTCGGCCGGGTTGAAAAGGGGCATTGATCGATTTCAAGCGGGCGGAGCTTTTTTTCGACCTGCCGCAGCATTTCCGCATCGAATCCGCTTCCGGTGTGCGAGATATAGTGGAGCGCCTCCCCTTCGTAGAGACCCAGAAGGAGCGCTCCGATTGTATGCGACCGGTTCCCCCTCCCCTCCGTCCATCCCGCCACGACACAATCGAGTTCTTGAACCAGTTTGAGCTTGATCCACTCTCGGCTCCGTCTCCCTGGAGAATAGACCGAGTCTTTTCGTTTGGCGACGATTCCCTCTCCTCCCTCCGCGCGAAGGCTCTCAAAAAGAGCGACCCCATCTTCATAAGCAGGACTCAACCGAAGCGTTCCATGAGGCAAGGCGAGCGAAGCGAGCAGCTCGCGCCGGTAGATGAGAGAAGCCGTCATCAATGATTTACCGTTCATATAAAGCAGATCGAAAAGAAGATACGTCACCGGAACGTCCTTTCGCACCACCCGGATCTCTTCTGAATCGGTCAGATGCATCCGATGCTGAAGGAGCTGGAAAGAGGGCTTTCCTTTTTCGTCCAACGCCACCACCTCTCCATCCAGAATCAGCGATCGGATCGACCCGTTCGCTGCCATCAGCTCACACAATTGTTCGACCACCTCCGGATACTGCGAATCGAACCGGGAGAGATTTCTCCCCCAGAGATCGATCCGAATCGATTCTCCCTCCCGAACCATCTTCGCCAGAGCGCGAACCCCGTCCCACTTCTCCTCAAAAACCCAATCGGGATCGACAAACGGCTTCTCACCGAGCGCGGCGCGCATCGGAACAAAGGGAGAGAGAATGGGATCATTCCCCTCGGGAAGGGGTGATCCGCTCTTCATGATCAGCCAGGCCTCCTTCTCCCCTTTCCGATCCGTTCGGACCAGCGTGTATCGGCCATGATGACGGCGACCCGACACAACGAACGTCAGCTTTCCTTTCTCCAGATCGCCGGAGACGACTTGATAGGTTCCGATCTCCCAAAGGAACACCTTCCCTGCGCCGTAATTTCCTTCC contains:
- a CDS encoding cysteine hydrolase, with the translated sequence MPARNPDLHGNVPDKADVALLLIDVINDLEFKEGRALLKRALRVAEKIAQLKKRAKRANVPVVYINDNFGKWRSDFKGLVAHCLDDDVCGGPLVQNLKPEPEDYFVLKPKNSGFYSTTLDVLLHYLNVKTLILTGITGDNCVLFTANDAYLRDYYLIIPSDCVTSHSETENRQALRMMKRLLKADVRPSNWIRFSQPARARDQQRRKSA
- the ligD gene encoding DNA ligase D; the protein is MKKNPLSVYQQKRNFHQTPEPSGVRTPAPFPSQDNRFSIQEHHARRLHYDLRLEMEGVLKSWAIPKGLPVSEEERRLAVRTEDHPLDYLDFEGVIPEGNYGAGKVFLWEIGTYQVVSGDLEKGKLTFVVSGRRHHGRYTLVRTDRKGEKEAWLIMKSGSPLPEGNDPILSPFVPMRAALGEKPFVDPDWVFEEKWDGVRALAKMVREGESIRIDLWGRNLSRFDSQYPEVVEQLCELMAANGSIRSLILDGEVVALDEKGKPSFQLLQHRMHLTDSEEIRVVRKDVPVTYLLFDLLYMNGKSLMTASLIYRRELLASLALPHGTLRLSPAYEDGVALFESLRAEGGEGIVAKRKDSVYSPGRRSREWIKLKLVQELDCVVAGWTEGRGNRSHTIGALLLGLYEGEALHYISHTGSGFDAEMLRQVEKKLRPLEIDQCPFSTRPKTNARPHWVTPRLVVRVKFTHWTQDRHLRAPILLGLRDDIAPEECRFEPRVNPEEVVPQKKEKKEIWIGERVAVQFEGNRLELGHLNKQFWPKRGYTKAHLIDYYSKVAPFVLPHLHDRPLTLIRFPEGIEGESFYQKDWKEAAPPWVNRVTIETEEETHRRMIVCNNASTLVWLANLGNIELHPSYSRVDPEAVLAPPDFIVFDIDPPKREGKEAVDWKRFEQGAEVALWLNRQLAELGIQPYVKTTGKSGLHVFVPIIPIYSYTQTRRFARAMAEQLQAEHPKQITTAWQKEQRGKKVLIDFNQNAAGKTLASIYSLRAVPEATVSFPIKWEALRRVSPLDYTMESVPDLLTKSGDLWEGILKSAQDPMEALKKLQ
- a CDS encoding Ku protein, with amino-acid sequence MAFRSFWKGSITFGLVNIPVRLYTATEDRPLKFHYLHKECHSRIQYRKYCPSCKKEIAQEEIIRGYPYSKEQFVLLDEKDFEKAAEQLERTIEILNFVHIQEIDPVYYDRAYYAVPEEGSAKAYTLLREAMKKMNLAAVGRIALRQKGHLALLRPIENAIGLETLYYPESVRTVDTLSKELPKKIELKPKELEMAVELMKQLSAPFDPEAYHDTHREQLLEIIHNKIEGREVTISKQAEAPLIDLAEALKASLKRTREKAKGRKKTELPQAG